The proteins below are encoded in one region of Anoplopoma fimbria isolate UVic2021 breed Golden Eagle Sablefish chromosome 19, Afim_UVic_2022, whole genome shotgun sequence:
- the LOC129108722 gene encoding calcitonin-1-like: MVMLKISAFLVAYALVICQMYCSQAAPARPVLESMSDRVTLTDYEARRLLNAIVKEFVQMTAEEMEQQATEGNRPLTKRCSNLSTCVLGKLSQELHKLQTFPRTNVGAGTPGKKRSAPESDSYASYGETFDSI, from the exons ATGGTTATGTTGAAGATCTCTGCTTTCCTCGTTGCCTACGCCCTGGTCATTTGCCAGATGTACTGCTCACAAGCCGCCCCTGCCAG ACCGGTCCTAGAGTCCATGTCAGACCGAGTCACGCTCACGGACTACGAGGCGCGAAGGTTACTCAACGCCATCGTCAAGGAGTTTGTGCAGATGACGGCGGAAGAGATGGAGCAGCAGGCAACTGAAGGAAACAG gccccTAACCAAGCGGTGCTCCAACCTCAGCACCTGTGTGCTGGGCAAACTGTCTCAGGAGCTGCACAAGTTGCAGACGTTCCCCCGCACGAACGTGGGAGCAGGAACGCCCGGCAAGAAGCGCAGTGCGCCTGAGAGCGACAGCTATGCAAGCTACGGCGAGACGTTTGACAGCATCTAA